Proteins encoded within one genomic window of Psilocybe cubensis strain MGC-MH-2018 chromosome 2, whole genome shotgun sequence:
- a CDS encoding putative endoplasmic reticulum membrane protein (putative endoplasmic reticulum membrane protein C1709.03) translates to MLASCSLAAILAACLHFTNAVDVYLSPSALYLHSDLSPEDASTALSRHLGLEAFEPLWGNSDPVYSEELFVGQGPKSALLVTVEERDAPVLSTYLHQASTNFASIFSSFQFGQSNDVASLVSFFKTSEQPAFAAVELSKLHDIGEQGGRYSEEYLDIADEIRALLQQLIDDDRFTVAVLTYTSPSVNKRAAPQETQAPLPPSDKLPPQQPIGSISTCFTTLDACNNGTSTCSGRGQCLQASKAGRTCFVCSCGITTTGEGNKIKTDHWAGESCERKDISGPFVLLTGTVIVIILLIVGSISLLYTVGDQPLPSTLLATAVPTKKE, encoded by the exons ATGTTGGCGTCTTGTTCTCTAGCTGCAATACTGGCAGCCTGTCTACACTTTACGAACGCTGTGGACGTGTATTTATCTCCTTCAGCCTTGTATCTTCACTCGGATTTGTCGCCAGAGGACGCGAGCACTGCGCTTTCTCGGCACCTTGGACTCGAGGCTTTTGAACCGTTGTGGGGAAATTCAGATCCTGTATACAGTGAAGAGCTTTTTGTAGGACAAGGGCCTAAGAGTGCGCTTCTCGTCACTGTCGAAGAAAGAGACGCACCAG TATTGTCGACATACCTACATCAAGCCAGCACCAACTTCGCGtccatcttttcttctttccaatTCGGGCAATCAAATGACGTAGCATCCCTTGTATCTTTCTTCAAAACCTCAGAACAACCTGCGTTTGCTGCAGTCGAGTTGTCCAAGCTACATGATATTGGAGAGCAAGGAGGACGATACAGTGAAGAATACTTGGACATTGCTGATGAAATCCGTGCCTTGTTGCAACAACTCATAGACGACGATCGCTTTACCGTGGCGGTTCTTACCTATACCTCCCCTTCAGTGAACAAACGAGCTGCACCTCAAGAAACTCAGGCACCTCTCCCTCCATCAGATAAGCTACCCCCACAACAACCTATTGGATCGATTTCGACCTGTTTTACGACCTTGGACGCCTGTAATAACGGCACCTCTACTTGCTCAGGCAGAGGCCAATGCCTCCAAGCTTCAAAGGCTGGGCGAACATGTTTTGTATGCAGCTGTGGCATAACAACCACTGGAGAGGGAAACAAAATCAAGACTGATCACTGGGCAGGCGAAAGCTGTGAACGTAAGGACATCAGTGG TCCATTTGTTCTACTCACTGGAACTGTGATCGTGATTATTTTGCTCATCGTTGGCTCCATTTCTCTACTTTACACTGTAGGGGATCAACCCTTGCCAAGCACCCTGTTAGCAACTGCTGTTCCTACCAAAAAGGAATGA
- a CDS encoding cAMP-independent regulatory protein pac2, giving the protein MQRATITGIRIRSPADARVIFHSVYLNMFPMVTRRLDTEERSLISTGSVYVWEERGLRWASKDGLMASLTYIRLFSSILTPYPSGIRWGPSRVREGFLFYHEKPSSQQLYADSLSPSYDPMRSVLIKQTYTVYVDTPRGRRKWHLIAYFTEDTVSRLRSIDDIPQLANLAVPHGKYKSARSAKGRPDHIFNPDSESSVFSRLEYVPYAPRPSSPPTASPTSTHPSHTDTWPPESPAHEEQHIPHRPGPASSSSSDDGKRERSLQPLHYLEMNAPPRRDPADERILMLLTARRAQGFGDGPLLGP; this is encoded by the exons ATGCAGCGCGCAACAATAACTggcattcgcattcgctcCCCTGCCGATGCCCGTGTAATCTTCCATTCCGTCTACCTCAATATGTTCCCTATGGTCACTCGTCGTCTCGACACCGAGGAGCGCAGTCTTATATCAACGGGATCCGTCTATGTTTGGGAGGAAAGAG GTCTCAGGTGGGCATCGAAAGATGGACTGATGGCGAGTTTGACTTACATTAGACTGTTTTCATCGATCCTTACGCCATATCCATCAGGTATCCGCTGGGGTCCATCAAGAGTGCGAGAA gggtttcttttttatcACGAAAAACCTTCATCCCAACAATTATACGCAGATAGTTT GTCCCCATCTTATGATCCTATGCGGTCCGTTTTGATCAAACAGACATATACTGTGTATGTCGATACACCGCGTGGCCGGCGGAAGTGGCATCTTA TCGCATACTTTACCGAAGACACTGTTAGTCGGCTCAGATCAATCGATGATATTCCTCAATTAGCCAACTTGGCCGTTCCTCATGGAAAATACAAAAGCGCACGGTCTGCAAAAGGGAGGCCTGACCATATTTTTAATCCTGACTCCGAATCTTCTGTGTTCTCTCGACTGGAATACGTGCCATATGCACCTAGACCTTCCTCGCCACCCACAGCCTCTCCAACATCCACACACCCTTCACACACAGATACGTGGCCTCCGGAGAGTCCAGCACACGAAGAACAACACATCCCCCATCGTCCTGGACCAGCCAGTTCAAGCTCCTCTGACGACGGGAAACGGGAGAGATCCCTACAACCACTACACTATCTTGAAATGAATGCTCCACCCCGACGGGATCCTGCAGATGAGAGGATCTTGATGCTATTGACGGCTCGCCGTGCCCAGGGTTTTGGTGACGGACCACTGCTTGGCCCATGA
- a CDS encoding Mitochondrial distribution and morphology protein 31: MSLPHPHRPTRDELLNVATGFWQRMRIRFKWFTVRGFRKFNADDISAFITWFVMSQTLWILIGTTTFFSVVFAVVNSLQLQRYVARAISDYLTSETGITIIFETAIVPKWKDSRLSFKNVYVSRRPTQVTLGESLEKRHSHMAAVGYDVSNHPALHRFEGDDDEFSKTALHDEDFNYTMFDITIDSVDVTLSLKRWLDGKGLVEDAVVRGVRGIVDRRNVFWDPDNPLDPALFRHESRPGDFELESLQLEDVLVTVYQPGDFRPYTSSIFRADIRLFRKRWMFYDFLCAENVVGQFDNCLFSLHKPQSIGRTNEKDLKDGDWARMSRIRIDGVNIDHLQNSTTMEGPISWITSGKVDAVLDIKFPRDPENDLALNVILGEIADAISTSLSTDITRIPGQRELAKPPLTVPPEEEAEEETLGDYKPKVVIDIDLRFRDLKAAVPIFTSDLSYVNYALIRPIVAFMNANRTLVPIHCRVIKDLNEFDGAWTVMFFFSGLMDEISLKTYDALAYHVSQSHMNRQRMKAVSLWSLQRTASAVMSTLRYMTDPMSAQMKDAYLNGQLQSGLFNAIPLGSEF, from the exons ATGTCGTTACCACACCCTCACAGACCAACTCGAGACGAGCTTCTAAACGTGGCCACTGGTTTCTGGCAGCGAATGCGCATTCGATTCAAATGGTTTACTGTTAGGGGATTTCGCAAGTTCAATGCCGATGATATTTCTGCCTTCATTACTTGGTTTGTCATGAGTCAAACGTTGTGGATATTAATTGGAAC GACAACTTTCTTTTCAGTAGTATTCGCTGTGGTTAATAGTCTACAGCTGCAAA GATATGTGGCCAGAGCCATAAGCGACTATCTTACCTCAGAAACGGGAATCACCATAATATTTGAAACCGCTATAGTTCCTAAATGGAAAGACTCTCGGTTGTCTTTCAAAAATGTGTACGTCTCACGGCGACCTACCCAGGTTACATTAGGGGAGAGTCTGGAGAAACGTCATTCGCACATGGCTGCTGTTGGATACGACGTTAGCAATCACCCGGCCCTTCACCGCTTTGAAGGTGATGACGACGAATTCTCTAAGACGGCTTTACATGACGAAGACTTCAACTATACCATGTTCGACATTACGATTGATTCTGTGGATGTGACTTTGTCATTGAAAAGATGGTTAGATGGAAAAGGACTTGTCGAAGATGCTGTTGTCAGAGGTGTAAGAGGTATTGTCG ATCGCAGAAACGTTTTTTGGGACCCTGACAACCCATTGGACCCCGCCCTATTCCGTCATGAAAGTAGGCCTGGAGACTTTGAACTAGAAAGCCTGCAGCTCGAAGACGTTTTGGTGACGGTTTATCAACCAGGAGATTTTCGCCCATATACCTCTTCTATATTCCGCGCTGACATCCGATTATTCCGCAAAAGATGGATGTTCTATGATTTCCTATGCGCAGAAAATGTGGTGGGCCAATTTGACAACTGCCTGTTCAGTTTGCATAAACCCCAAAGCATCGGCCGAACCAATGAAAAAGACCTAAAAGATGGCGACTGGGCGAGAATG TCAAGGATTCGGATTGATGGTGTCAATATTGACCATCTACAAAATTCTACAACAATGGAGGGCCCAATTTCTTGGATTACTTCAGGAAAAGTTGATGCAGTACTGGATATCAAGTTTCCTCGAGACCCTGAAAATGACCTTGCTCTGAATGTCATCCTTGGCGAGATTGCGGACGCCATATCCACTTCATTGTCTACCGATATAACGCGTATTCCTGGACAAAGGGAGCTAGCTAAGCCGCCGCTGACTGTTCCTCCGGAAGAGGAGGCCGAAGAAGAGACTTTGGGGGACTACAAACCCAAGGTAGTCATTGACATCGATTTAAGGTTCAGAGATTTAAAAGCTGCTGTTCCTATTTTCACGTCGGATCTGTCCTACGTAAACTATGCCCTCATTCGACCGATTGTTGCCTTTATGAA TGCAAATCGGACCTTGGTACCAATCCATTGCCGAGTTATCAAGGACCTTAACGAATTCGATGGGGCATGGACGGTaatgttctttttct CTGGTCTGATGGACGAAATCTCATTGAAA ACATATGACGCTCTGGCGTACCATGTATCACAATCCCATATGAACCGACAGCGAATGAAGGCGGTTAGCTTGTGGAGTCTTCAGAGAACGGCGAGCGCTGTCATGTCTACTCTGCGATACATGACAGATCCAATGTCTGCACAGATGAAGGATGCATACTTGAATGGTCAGCTGCAGTCTGGCTTGTTCAATGCTATACCACTTGGATCTGAATTCTAG
- a CDS encoding (DL)-glycerol-3-phosphatase 2, translated as MSGPLLQRRNVEYVLFDMDGLMIDSEKIYTIATNEVLGKFGKEMTWDMKAGCMGKPEREAAIHTLSFFPGIPITVDEFLVERNRVQDTLYHTVSLLPGISKLVHHLKKHNIPMAVATSSRRRNFEMKTALHQEFFSLFDGKIVCGDDRQYNMKGKPAPDIFLVAATVLGKNVGKLDEVPEAIHLVERAKGLVFEDALPGIQAGKSAGMSVVWVPDPNLLKLTHQTEEVPDQVLASLEDFKPEEWGLPPYDS; from the exons ATGTCGGGTCCACTTTTACAAAGAAGAAATGTCGAGTATGTCCTCTTTGACATGGATG GCCTGATGATTGAttctgaaaagatctacactATCGCTACTA ATGAAGTGCTCGGAAAATTTGGGAAGGAGATGACCTGGGACATGAAAGCAGGATGTATGGGCAAAC CTGAGAGAGAGGCCGCTATACATACTCTGTCGTTCTTCCCTGGCATACCTATTACTGTCGATGAATTTCTAGTGGAGAGAAACCGCGTTCAGGACACACTATATCACACAGTGTCGCTACTTCCCGGCATAAGCAAGCTTGTGCACCATCTAAAAAAACACAATATTCCAATGGCCGTAGCCACCAGTTCTCGCCGCAGGAATTTCGAGATGAAAACTGCACTCCATCAAGAGTTCTTCTCGCTTTTTGATGGCAAAATTGTCTGCGGCGACGATAGGCAATACAATATGAAAGGCAAACCCGCTCCGGATATCTTTCTGGTTGCTGCTACGGTCTTGGGGAAAAATGTTGGCAAACTAGACGAAGTTCCCGAGGCCATCCACCTCGTTGAAAGAGCGAAAGGACTTGTATTCGAGGATGCTTTGCCGGGGATACAAGCCGGTAAAAGTGCAGGCATGTCAG TCGTATGGGTCCCCGACCCAAACCTTCTGAAGTTAACGCACCAAACTGAAGAAGTTCCCGACCAAGTACTTGCCTCTTTAGAAGATTTTAAACCCGAGGAATGGGGCCTACCACCATACGACTCATAA
- a CDS encoding Bax inhibitor 1, translating to MSNYPVPPPAYGPTGSNKTTNYHTIQEESREPLLAGSSRNGGTGGYYDQPGEGDLPDDFKYGVSVSESSPEIRNAFIRKVYMILREQGATTVLGGLISQSPEAIFWVQTHTWIFYITLIGTLVNLGLLYWKRHTHPWNLVLLSTFTLLEASTLGVAISFYQTTLVLQALLITTGVFLGLSLFTLQSKYEFDGMGPFLFGGLMALCMTGLVGIFIPFSRTMDLVMAIGGCLIFSGYIVYDTYIINKRLSPDEYIMGSISLYLE from the exons ATGAGCAACTATCCAGTTCCCCCCCCTGCCTATGGTCCGACAGGCTCGAATAAGACCACAAATTATCATACCATACAAGAAGAATCTCGTGAACCTCTTCTAGCCGGCTCCAGTCGCAATGGCGGCACTGGTGGATACTATGACCAACCAGGCGAGGGAGACCTCCCTGATGACTTCAAG TATGGTGTTTCGGTCTCTGAGAGCTCTCCTGAGATTCGTAATGCCTTTATTCGCAAAGTCTATATGATCCTTCGTGAGCAG GGTGCAACGACAGTCCTTGGTGGACTCATCTCCCAATCGCCCGAGGCCATCTTTTGGGTTCAAACACA TACATGGATTTTCTATATAACATTGATTGGCACCCTCGTCAACTTGGGGCTTCTTTATTGGAAACGACACACCCACCCATGGAATCTTGTCTTATTGTCCACGTTTACCCTTTTGGAAGCCTCTACTCTTGGTGTCGCAATTTCATTTTATCAAACCACACTCGTTCTCCAGGCTTT GCTTATCACCACCGGCGTCTTCTTGGGATTGTCGTTATTTACTCTGCAGTCCAAG TATGAATTTGACGGAATGGGGCCATTCCTATTCGGTGGTTTGATGGCTCTCT GTATGACTGGTCTCGTTGGCATCTTCATCCCATTCAGTCGCACGATGGACCTTGTTATGGCAATTGGGGGCTGCCTCATCTTCAGTGGTTACATAGTCTATGACACGTATATCATCAACAAGCGTTTGTCGCCGGATGAGTATATCATGGGTTCAATCAGCCTCTATCTTGAGTAA
- a CDS encoding Glutaredoxin-C1 gives MSGQYALKHSKGVNTIRRRRFTLGAILLVGVLLFFFVPWEIPLSFGTTLSRANVARLTKSKKGKVGEIYGLLHLVTGDHEQEHVLSNAVQLDPTLPIDLSFYGGQTALDWSVERDYIDTKYPVIVFSKTYCRFSQRAKDLIATYNLEPPPHIVEVDMRDDGNVIKTLLTRLTGQSTFPNILLQGKSIGGSDRLQELHDQKLLKKMFQEAGANPN, from the exons ATGTCAGGCCAGTATGCCTTGAAGCACAGCAAGGGCGTCAATACAATTCGAAGACGTCGCTTCACCCTAGGAGCGATCCTGCTAGTGGGTGtactcctctttttcttcgtgCCTTGGGAGATTCCTCTTTCATTTGGAACCACACTGTCGCGTGCAAACGTTGCACGTCTTACCAAGTCGAAGAAGGGGAAAGTTGGAGAAATTTATGGCCTCCTGCATCTCGTTACTGGAGACCACGAGCAAGAACACGTCCTGAGTAATGCTGTTCAGCTGGACCCAACTCTTCCCATTGATCTATCTTTCTACGGTGGTCAAACGGCTTTGGACTGGAGTGTGGAGCGTGACTATATTGATACCAAATATCCCGTTATCGTATTCAGCAAG ACATATTGCCG GTTTTCTCAACGTGCAAAAGACCTAATTGCCACCTATAACCTTGAACCTCCCCCGCATATCGTTGAGGTGGATATGagag ATGATGGCAATGTGATCAAGACCCTATTGACTCGCCTAACGGGTCAATCTACTTTCCCCAATATTCTTCTACAAGGGAAATCTATTGGAGGTTCGGATCGGCTCCAGGAACTTCATGACCAAAAACTTCTCAAGAAGATGTTCCAAGAAGCTGGCGCGAATCCAAATTAA